From a region of the Coffea arabica cultivar ET-39 chromosome 3e, Coffea Arabica ET-39 HiFi, whole genome shotgun sequence genome:
- the LOC113736211 gene encoding uncharacterized protein: MQSLPSPNQNIAQPASAAQRKVLVYNPDYHGKKFGKLWVLGPNYRANYDKFQEGIKEKALVHVLCNSQCLRSAIMGAIGDIETQVRAAYADDVLDGLTSDVVQEIMVVDGCFFLLLSFSILGAKLKFPENDLVFGTGCVTEYMGMWLESMFFVGNQIPFIVLEKLMDLSFFKVLKQTLKCKQPLELGKRTLHKFLIVDQNSKPMDLIHCLQSIMLGPEGRSNIGVAKKDDDIGDIGTATKLCKHGVKIRKLEGDLGIRGMRYESNAFGAVLYLPVLRVDRHTGLLLRCLLKYEIAQEPQGVEPEVITFFKFIRELIHTTQDREVLESEEVVQGQSTDLLGLLGTLDVLVSSGNMHSIKREIVGNRPWQWRKPLKWMFIISSILTLAFGFMQMYYGILSYYNQGKP, translated from the coding sequence ATGCAAAGCCTCCCTAGTCCAAACCAGAACATTGCTCAGCCAGCATCAGCAGCTCAGCGCAAGGTTCTGGTATATAACCCAGACTATCATGGTAAAAAATTTGGAAAGCTTTGGGTACTTGGTCCAAACTACAGGGCAAATTATGATAAATTTCAGGAGGGTATTAAAGAGAAAGCTCTTGTCCATGTACTATGCAACTCGCAATGTTTGCGATCAGCAATAATGGGTGCAATAGGAGATATTGAAACCCAAGTAAGGGCTGCTTATGCTGATGATGTGCTGGATGGTTTGACATCGGATGTGGTCCAAGAGATAATGGTAGTAGACGGCTGCTTTTTTCTCCTGTTGTCATTCTCAATTCTTGGTGCAAAACTAAAGTTCCCGGAGAACGATCTTGTTTTTGGCACAGGATGCGTCACTGAATACATGGGCATGTGGCTAGAGTCCATGTTCTTTGTTGGAAATCAAATCCCTTTCATAGTGCTTGAGAAACTTATGGATCTTAGTTTCTTTAAAGTACTTAAACAAACACTTAAATGTAAGCAGCCACTGGAATTGGGAAAAAGAACCTTACACAAGTTCTTGATTGTTGATCAGAATTCAAAACCAATGGACTTAATCCATTGCCTACAATCCATCATGCTTGGTCCAGAAGGTCGCTCAAACATAGGTGTTGCAAAAAAGGATGATGACATAGGGGACATTGGTACTGCGACCAAGTTATGCAAACATGGTGTTAAAATACGAAAGCTAGAAGGAGATTTGGGGATTAGAGGGATGCGTTATGAGTCCAATGCTTTTGGGGCTGTTTTATACTTGCCTGTATTGAGGGTTGACAGACACACAGGGCTCTTATTAAGGTGTCTTTTAAAGTATGAGATAGCTCAGGAACCTCAAGGGGTTGAACCTGAGGTAATTACTTTCTTTAAGTTTATTCGTGAGCTGATTCATACAACACAAGATAGGGAAGTCCTTGAGTCTGAAGAAGTTGTTCAAGGACAGTCAACAGACTTACTAGGACTTCTAGGAACTTTGGATGTCTTGGTTTCATCTGGCAATATGCACTCTATTAAAAGAGAAATAGTAGGAAATCGACCCTGGCAGTGGCGAAAGCCGCTAAAATGGATGTTTATTATTTCCTCTATTTTGACGTTAGCATTTGGTTTTATGCAAATGTACTATGGCATTCTTTCCTACTACAACCAGGGAAAGCCATGA